A single Deinococcus aerophilus DNA region contains:
- a CDS encoding DUF1540 domain-containing protein, with protein sequence MNENTTVSRCDATSCRFNNDQKCTAGQIEVSMSAGQAQCLTFSPSKDAQGEQPRTQQ encoded by the coding sequence ATGAATGAAAACACCACGGTCAGCCGCTGCGACGCCACCTCCTGCCGTTTCAACAACGACCAGAAATGCACCGCCGGGCAGATCGAGGTCAGCATGAGCGCCGGACAGGCCCAGTGCCTGACTTTCTCGCCCAGCAAGGATGCCCAGGGCGAGCAGCCGCGCACGCAGCAGTAA
- a CDS encoding acyl-CoA dehydrogenase family protein: MIDEFAVNELLTPDERLVRESVRAYCDAELMPRIAGWWDDGELPVRDVMRGFGEMGLLGPTTPEEYGGAGVSYSAYGAMMYELERVDSGLRSAASVQGSLVMFPIFTYGSDEQKRRWLPGLASGELIGCFGLTEPDGGSDPGAMRTRARKDGDEYVLNGNKMWITNSPQADVAVVWAKDDDGVIRGFIVPTDTPGFNAPQIHRKMSLRASVTGEIVLEDCRIPAANLLPGSQGLKSPLSCLTSARFGIAWGAMGALEAVLQTALDYTVDRTTFGKPIASRQLVQDKLVRMATDHSLGLLLAWRLGVLKDAGRMNYAQVSYAKRNNVRVALQGARLAREMLGGNGITTEYPVIRHMLNLETVDTYEGTHDIHTLIVGRHLTGQGALE, translated from the coding sequence ATGATTGATGAATTTGCCGTAAATGAGCTGTTGACCCCCGACGAGAGACTGGTCCGTGAAAGCGTGCGCGCCTACTGCGACGCCGAACTGATGCCCCGGATTGCCGGCTGGTGGGATGACGGAGAACTGCCCGTGCGTGACGTGATGCGCGGCTTCGGGGAGATGGGCCTGCTGGGGCCGACCACTCCCGAGGAGTACGGCGGGGCCGGCGTGTCCTACAGCGCCTACGGCGCGATGATGTACGAGCTGGAGCGGGTGGACAGCGGCCTGCGCAGCGCTGCGAGCGTGCAGGGCAGCCTGGTCATGTTTCCCATCTTCACCTACGGCAGCGACGAACAGAAGCGCCGCTGGCTGCCGGGCCTGGCTTCCGGTGAACTGATCGGCTGCTTCGGCCTGACCGAGCCCGACGGCGGCTCGGACCCCGGCGCGATGCGGACGCGGGCGCGCAAGGATGGTGACGAGTACGTCCTGAACGGCAACAAAATGTGGATCACCAACAGCCCGCAGGCCGACGTGGCGGTGGTGTGGGCCAAGGACGACGACGGCGTGATCCGGGGCTTTATCGTGCCCACCGATACGCCGGGGTTCAACGCTCCGCAGATTCACCGCAAGATGAGCCTGCGCGCCAGCGTGACCGGCGAGATCGTGCTGGAGGACTGCCGGATTCCCGCCGCCAATCTGCTTCCCGGCAGCCAGGGCCTGAAGAGCCCGCTGTCGTGTCTGACCAGCGCCCGCTTTGGCATCGCCTGGGGAGCCATGGGCGCGCTGGAAGCGGTGCTGCAGACGGCACTGGACTACACGGTGGACCGTACCACCTTCGGCAAGCCCATCGCGTCCCGTCAGCTGGTGCAGGACAAGCTGGTGCGCATGGCGACCGACCACAGCCTGGGCCTTCTGCTGGCGTGGCGGCTGGGGGTCCTCAAGGATGCCGGGCGCATGAATTACGCCCAGGTCAGCTATGCCAAGCGCAACAATGTGCGGGTGGCGCTGCAGGGTGCCCGCCTGGCGCGCGAGATGCTGGGCGGCAACGGCATTACCACCGAGTATCCGGTGATCCGCCACATGCTGAACCTCGAGACGGTGGATACCTACGAGGGCACCCACGACATTCATACCCTGATCGTGGGACGTCACCTGACCGGCCAGGGCGCACTGGAATAA
- a CDS encoding serine hydrolase domain-containing protein, which produces MKPERPAASPKTDLIPSRTRELLHAATETGGVPGAALGVVNAEGERATLILGHAQLQPEQIALGADTLFDLASLTKPLFTARTVLRAVEDGRLDLDDSLGAHLPELAWMQDTALRTRTLRGLLTHTAGLPAWAPLYTWGDGPTIRARVLQEPWTLSTPGEVVYSDLGYILLGRVLERVYQRALRDFSLDPGLTFTPDAARCAPTEQCAWRERLLRGETHDENAAALGGVAGHAGLFGTLDGVLAQAEQVLCGGWLSPAAQAEALRVQAHGRTLAFVAAQPGWSGGSLGSPAAVGHTGFTGTGLWVDPARGLAWTLLTHRVHPTRHSGFDIQGLRRAVGNTLLAARSGTAR; this is translated from the coding sequence ATGAAGCCGGAACGTCCTGCAGCTTCCCCAAAGACCGATCTGATTCCGTCCCGCACCCGCGAGTTGCTGCACGCCGCCACCGAGACGGGGGGCGTGCCCGGCGCCGCGCTGGGAGTGGTGAATGCGGAAGGGGAGCGGGCAACCCTGATTCTGGGCCACGCGCAGCTTCAACCCGAACAGATTGCGCTGGGGGCCGACACCCTGTTTGATCTGGCAAGCCTGACCAAGCCGCTGTTCACGGCCCGCACGGTGCTGCGCGCTGTGGAGGACGGTCGCCTGGATCTGGACGATTCCCTGGGAGCCCATCTTCCCGAGCTTGCGTGGATGCAGGACACGGCGCTGCGCACCCGTACCCTGCGCGGGCTCCTGACACATACTGCGGGCCTGCCCGCCTGGGCCCCGCTGTATACCTGGGGCGACGGGCCGACCATCCGCGCCCGCGTGCTGCAGGAGCCGTGGACGCTGTCCACGCCGGGCGAGGTGGTGTACTCGGACCTGGGGTACATCCTGCTGGGACGGGTGCTGGAGCGGGTGTACCAGCGCGCCCTGCGGGACTTTTCGCTGGACCCAGGTCTGACCTTCACCCCGGACGCGGCCCGCTGCGCGCCCACCGAGCAGTGCGCGTGGCGGGAACGCCTGCTGCGCGGCGAGACCCATGACGAGAACGCGGCGGCACTGGGCGGGGTGGCGGGCCACGCGGGGCTGTTCGGCACACTGGACGGTGTGCTCGCCCAGGCAGAGCAGGTGCTGTGCGGCGGCTGGCTGTCTCCTGCCGCTCAGGCAGAGGCGCTGCGCGTTCAGGCGCACGGACGGACGCTGGCCTTCGTGGCGGCGCAGCCTGGATGGAGTGGGGGCAGCCTGGGCAGCCCGGCGGCGGTGGGCCATACCGGCTTTACCGGAACCGGGCTGTGGGTGGACCCGGCGCGGGGCCTGGCCTGGACACTGCTGACCCACCGGGTCCATCCCACCCGTCACAGCGGCTTTGACATCCAGGGATTGCGCCGGGCCGTGGGCAACACCTTACTGGCCGCCCGGTCCGGGACAGCCCGCTGA
- a CDS encoding carbohydrate ABC transporter permease, producing the protein MTRTAPTSPPRPRRGGSMRRHQARTAYTFLLVPLIFFLIVRFLPTLSALRLSVFDWNILKEQQPFVGLENYERLFADEKFGQSLRNTALYAVIGVPAQIALGLVVALMLNRIQALRGLFRALYFAPYVTPIVAAAWVWQWLFSPQFGPINTFLIWLNIPPQNFLTSPSQALATTAALVVWQNLGFQIVLFLAGLAAIPRSYYEAAEIDGANGTQAFWKITLPLLNPTIVFSVVTGTISYLQLFTQVVNLNFTDQGGPLGSTMTVALYIYQIAFGRYQMGYASAITVVLFVIILAITLIQLRFLTRRYDL; encoded by the coding sequence GTGACCCGCACGGCGCCCACTTCCCCTCCCAGGCCCCGCCGGGGCGGCTCGATGCGCCGGCATCAGGCCCGTACGGCCTACACCTTCCTGCTCGTTCCGCTGATCTTCTTTCTGATCGTGCGCTTTTTGCCCACCCTCTCCGCCCTGCGCCTGAGCGTGTTCGACTGGAACATCCTTAAAGAGCAGCAGCCCTTCGTCGGCCTCGAGAACTACGAGCGCCTGTTCGCCGATGAGAAGTTCGGACAGTCACTGCGCAACACGGCACTGTACGCGGTGATCGGCGTTCCGGCCCAGATCGCCCTGGGGCTGGTGGTGGCACTGATGCTCAACCGCATCCAGGCGCTGCGGGGCCTGTTCCGGGCGCTGTACTTCGCTCCCTACGTGACCCCCATCGTGGCCGCCGCGTGGGTCTGGCAGTGGCTGTTCAGCCCGCAATTCGGTCCGATCAACACCTTCCTGATCTGGCTGAACATTCCGCCGCAGAACTTCCTGACCTCGCCCTCGCAGGCGCTGGCCACCACGGCGGCCCTGGTGGTGTGGCAGAACCTGGGCTTTCAGATCGTGCTGTTCCTCGCCGGTCTCGCGGCCATTCCGCGCAGCTACTACGAGGCCGCCGAGATCGACGGCGCGAACGGCACGCAGGCCTTCTGGAAGATCACGCTGCCGCTGCTCAACCCCACCATCGTCTTCAGCGTGGTCACCGGCACCATCTCCTATCTACAGCTGTTCACCCAGGTCGTCAACCTGAACTTCACCGACCAGGGCGGCCCGCTGGGCAGCACCATGACCGTGGCGCTGTACATCTACCAGATCGCCTTCGGCCGCTACCAGATGGGCTACGCCTCGGCCATCACCGTGGTGCTGTTCGTGATCATCCTGGCCATTACCCTGATTCAGCTGCGCTTCCTGACCCGGCGGTACGACCTGTGA
- a CDS encoding anhydro-N-acetylmuramic acid kinase, with protein sequence MNRAPRVLGLMSGTSADGIDAALLELPGWPALNPKGGEAFPALPPGVPRGRVVAHTITPYAPELRAQVLRAMRGGLDTAQLTQLHWALGEALAGAAQTLAADADVIACHGQTVQHHPRPEAARGWARPATLQLGEAAVIAETCGRPVVSDFRPADLAAGGVGAPLVPFADWALFAETGVNRVILNLGGLANLTFLQSTDPAGVVAFDTGPGNCLLDEIAARMGQTCDDGGRLAAAGTAHAATLRAWLAHPELSVPPPKATGREVWSLDRLPVPDLSVPDLAATATAFTAQTVADAIHRFLPAPPDEVVVAGGGARNPSVMRELAARLAPVPLKTFADLGWNAHGFTDATREAAAFALLGYARVQGWANTLPHTTGARRAVCAGKLSLPNPGASS encoded by the coding sequence GTGAACCGCGCTCCCCGGGTTCTTGGCCTGATGAGCGGAACCTCTGCCGACGGCATTGACGCCGCGCTGCTGGAATTGCCCGGCTGGCCCGCGCTGAACCCGAAGGGGGGAGAGGCTTTTCCTGCGCTGCCGCCGGGCGTGCCGCGCGGTCGGGTGGTTGCCCACACCATTACCCCCTACGCGCCCGAGCTGCGCGCGCAGGTGCTGAGGGCCATGCGTGGCGGGCTGGACACGGCACAATTGACCCAGCTGCACTGGGCGCTGGGCGAGGCGCTGGCCGGGGCAGCACAGACCCTGGCGGCGGACGCCGACGTGATCGCGTGCCACGGCCAGACCGTGCAGCACCATCCCCGGCCCGAGGCGGCACGCGGGTGGGCGCGGCCCGCCACGCTGCAGCTCGGCGAGGCCGCCGTGATCGCCGAAACCTGTGGCCGTCCGGTGGTCTCGGATTTCCGGCCGGCCGACCTCGCGGCGGGGGGGGTGGGGGCGCCGCTGGTCCCCTTCGCCGACTGGGCACTGTTCGCTGAAACGGGAGTGAACCGGGTGATTCTGAATTTGGGCGGCCTCGCCAACCTGACTTTCCTGCAGAGCACGGACCCGGCTGGAGTGGTCGCCTTCGATACCGGTCCCGGCAATTGCCTGCTCGACGAAATCGCTGCCCGTATGGGCCAGACCTGTGATGACGGGGGCCGTCTGGCCGCCGCCGGAACGGCACACGCCGCGACCCTGCGGGCGTGGCTCGCCCACCCCGAGCTGTCCGTGCCCCCACCCAAGGCCACCGGGCGCGAGGTCTGGTCCCTGGACCGACTGCCCGTTCCGGACCTGTCTGTGCCCGATCTGGCGGCCACCGCAACTGCCTTTACCGCACAGACTGTGGCAGACGCGATTCACCGCTTTCTGCCCGCGCCGCCCGACGAGGTGGTCGTGGCCGGGGGCGGGGCCCGGAACCCCAGCGTGATGCGTGAGCTGGCCGCCCGTCTTGCGCCGGTGCCGTTGAAAACCTTTGCCGACCTGGGCTGGAACGCCCACGGTTTTACCGACGCCACCCGCGAGGCGGCGGCCTTTGCGCTGCTGGGCTATGCCCGCGTGCAGGGCTGGGCGAACACCCTGCCGCACACCACCGGAGCGCGCCGGGCCGTCTGCGCGGGCAAACTGAGTCTTCCCAACCCCGGAGCGTCCTCATGA
- a CDS encoding PIG-L deacetylase family protein translates to MSAPASLLAVFAHPDDEALRCGGTLALYAARGAQVHLICLTRGEAGRNTDPALGEVEIAPQRAQELKDACATLGIHPPIFLDYHDSGRGDRLRRDDPLATINADPTEMERRILEVIEATHPQIMLTFDPHGMYGHPDHLIAHRVATAAYASSGFRQVRVQRLFYTVQSREEMLRLQSGRPLGVLEGLEPETYAVCDCTIAARIDIRSQAARKRAALFSHRTQTGPLSTLGTLTEEQFAPLMHTETFSLGGIRSPVPEYPMNDLFAGLDVEFRPAALQGEPA, encoded by the coding sequence ATGAGCGCCCCCGCTTCCCTTCTGGCCGTGTTCGCCCATCCGGACGACGAGGCGCTGCGCTGCGGCGGAACGCTGGCGCTGTACGCAGCGCGGGGGGCGCAGGTTCACCTAATCTGCCTCACGCGCGGCGAGGCCGGGCGCAACACCGATCCGGCCCTGGGCGAGGTGGAGATCGCCCCCCAGCGGGCGCAGGAGCTGAAAGACGCCTGCGCCACCCTGGGCATCCACCCCCCCATCTTTCTGGATTACCACGACAGCGGACGGGGCGACCGGCTGCGCCGCGACGATCCGCTGGCGACCATCAACGCGGACCCCACTGAGATGGAACGCCGGATTCTGGAGGTGATCGAGGCCACCCACCCCCAGATCATGCTGACGTTCGATCCACACGGCATGTACGGCCATCCCGACCACCTGATCGCCCACCGCGTCGCCACCGCCGCCTACGCCAGCAGCGGGTTCCGGCAGGTGCGGGTGCAGCGGCTGTTCTACACCGTTCAGAGCCGCGAGGAAATGCTGCGCCTGCAGAGTGGACGCCCGCTGGGAGTGCTCGAGGGCCTGGAGCCGGAGACGTATGCAGTGTGCGACTGCACCATTGCCGCCCGCATCGACATCCGCAGCCAGGCGGCCCGGAAACGGGCCGCGCTGTTCTCGCACCGTACCCAGACCGGACCGCTCAGCACCCTGGGCACCCTCACCGAGGAGCAGTTCGCACCCCTGATGCACACGGAGACCTTCAGCCTCGGCGGCATTCGCTCCCCGGTGCCCGAGTATCCCATGAACGATCTCTTCGCTGGCCTGGACGTTGAATTCCGCCCGGCCGCCCTGCAAGGGGAACCGGCGTGA
- a CDS encoding sensor domain-containing diguanylate cyclase yields MTGAPLPADEYARLLDLASYDILDTPREAAFDRIARLTARVLATPIALINFVDEDRLWSKASVGLDGVVAPRDDSFCSWTILQSGPLTIEDVRADLRFAHTPLVVGEPHVQMYAGTPLTTPAGQHIGTLCVMDDRPRALSAPDLQALQDLADLVVSELELRARNLALDRELDAQAQRGADLQRMVDQAQVLEAVAQLMDQELSPEEMILAASALLGEALAADYTGLIAFEGENLSVRAAYHHPRMTPEARAVADRLSVLPRALTWRLRDITTSVYIEDYPDQVGALAEVVDAGIQQVAWVPLGQCVEGSALLLVVRLQGSEVCGWRGSDRALLESAGRSVRSALRRQGEMQLAWQAARQDALTGVLNRRALSEDLTQWQATGRPFVLAGLDLDGLKAVNDQEGHARGDQLLQVFAATLKVELGGAGKVYRVGGDEFVTLGTGDEEQVLEAVDTAVLTARQVAPLRGASVGVAHSREASGDALLALADERMYAVKRRRHAARLTEAVC; encoded by the coding sequence ATGACCGGTGCCCCCTTGCCCGCTGACGAATATGCTCGGCTGCTCGATCTGGCCTCGTACGACATTCTCGACACTCCGCGCGAGGCGGCCTTCGACCGAATCGCCCGCCTGACGGCCCGCGTTCTGGCCACGCCCATCGCGCTGATCAATTTCGTAGATGAGGACCGGTTGTGGAGCAAGGCGTCTGTGGGTCTGGACGGTGTGGTCGCCCCGCGGGACGACTCGTTTTGCTCGTGGACCATCCTGCAGAGCGGCCCGCTGACCATCGAGGACGTTCGGGCAGACCTGCGCTTTGCCCACACCCCGTTGGTGGTGGGGGAGCCGCACGTTCAGATGTACGCCGGCACTCCGCTGACCACCCCGGCCGGACAGCACATCGGTACGCTGTGCGTGATGGATGACCGGCCCCGCGCGTTGTCGGCCCCCGACCTGCAGGCGTTGCAGGACCTCGCCGATCTGGTGGTCAGCGAGCTGGAACTGCGCGCCCGCAACCTCGCCCTGGACCGTGAACTGGACGCCCAGGCCCAGCGCGGCGCCGACCTGCAACGAATGGTGGATCAGGCGCAGGTGCTCGAAGCCGTGGCGCAGCTGATGGACCAGGAGCTGAGTCCCGAGGAGATGATCCTGGCTGCGTCCGCGCTGCTGGGCGAGGCGTTGGCCGCGGACTACACCGGCCTGATCGCCTTTGAGGGCGAGAACCTGAGCGTCCGGGCGGCCTACCACCATCCCCGCATGACGCCCGAGGCACGGGCCGTGGCAGACCGTCTGTCGGTCTTGCCCAGGGCGCTGACCTGGCGTCTGCGGGACATCACCACGTCCGTGTACATCGAGGATTATCCCGACCAAGTGGGTGCCCTGGCAGAGGTCGTGGACGCTGGAATTCAGCAGGTGGCGTGGGTGCCGCTGGGTCAGTGTGTGGAAGGCAGCGCGCTGCTGCTGGTGGTGCGCCTGCAGGGCAGCGAGGTCTGTGGCTGGCGCGGCAGTGACCGGGCGCTGCTGGAATCGGCGGGGCGCAGCGTTCGCAGCGCGCTGCGCCGGCAGGGCGAGATGCAGCTGGCCTGGCAGGCCGCTCGCCAGGACGCGCTGACCGGGGTACTCAACCGCCGGGCGCTGAGCGAGGACCTAACGCAGTGGCAGGCCACCGGGCGGCCGTTCGTGCTCGCCGGCCTGGACCTGGACGGCCTGAAGGCGGTCAACGATCAGGAGGGGCACGCCCGGGGCGACCAATTGCTGCAGGTATTCGCCGCCACCCTGAAGGTGGAACTGGGTGGGGCGGGGAAGGTGTACCGGGTGGGCGGAGATGAGTTCGTGACGCTGGGCACAGGGGACGAGGAACAGGTGCTCGAGGCGGTGGACACCGCCGTGCTCACGGCGCGTCAGGTGGCGCCGCTGCGGGGCGCGAGCGTGGGGGTGGCCCACAGCCGTGAGGCGTCCGGGGACGCGCTGCTCGCCCTGGCCGACGAACGCATGTACGCGGTCAAGCGGCGCAGACACGCGGCGCGGTTGACCGAGGCGGTGTGCTGA
- a CDS encoding N-acetylmuramic acid 6-phosphate etherase, translating to MTLDSRRTEGVHPDHPDLDRLEVSELVRVLAGDQAGALRAVGAAVPALARAVEAALPRLTQGGRLVYVGAGTSGRLGVLDATELTPTFSWPRERAVPLIAGGARAIREAVEGAEDDHALGGRDVQAIGICDTDVLIAIAASGTTPYVLGAVEEGRRARALTVGLANNADTPLLRAVDCPVLLDTGEEVISGSTRLKAGTAQKIALNTFSSAVMVRLGKVYGNLMVDVRTSNAKLEGRAVRLVRHATGAGEAEAQRALADAAGNVKVAIVTLLLGIPATEAITRLAAHGGHARAALEAE from the coding sequence ATGACCCTGGATTCGCGCCGCACCGAGGGTGTTCACCCCGACCATCCCGATCTGGACCGCCTGGAGGTCTCCGAACTGGTGCGCGTGCTCGCCGGGGACCAGGCCGGGGCGCTGCGGGCGGTGGGGGCAGCGGTCCCGGCGCTGGCCCGCGCGGTGGAGGCCGCCCTGCCCCGGCTCACGCAGGGCGGGCGGCTGGTGTATGTGGGGGCGGGCACCAGCGGGCGGCTGGGGGTGCTGGACGCCACCGAGCTGACCCCCACCTTTTCGTGGCCCCGCGAGCGTGCCGTTCCGCTGATCGCCGGGGGAGCGCGGGCCATCCGCGAGGCCGTCGAGGGGGCCGAGGATGACCACGCCCTCGGTGGGCGCGACGTGCAGGCGATAGGCATCTGCGACACCGACGTCCTGATCGCCATCGCCGCCAGCGGCACCACACCCTACGTGCTGGGCGCGGTGGAGGAGGGCCGCCGGGCCAGGGCGCTGACGGTGGGCCTGGCGAACAATGCGGACACGCCGCTGCTCCGGGCGGTGGACTGCCCGGTGCTGCTGGACACGGGTGAGGAGGTGATCAGCGGCAGCACCCGCCTGAAGGCCGGCACCGCCCAGAAAATCGCGCTGAATACCTTTTCCAGCGCCGTGATGGTGCGGCTGGGCAAGGTCTACGGCAACCTGATGGTGGACGTCCGGACAAGCAACGCCAAGCTGGAGGGCCGCGCCGTGCGGCTGGTGCGGCATGCCACCGGCGCGGGGGAAGCTGAGGCGCAGCGGGCGCTGGCCGACGCCGCCGGAAACGTCAAGGTCGCCATCGTGACGTTGCTGCTGGGCATCCCGGCGACCGAGGCCATAACCCGACTGGCGGCCCACGGCGGCCATGCCCGCGCCGCCCTGGAGGCGGAATGA
- a CDS encoding carbohydrate ABC transporter permease encodes MTTHPARPEERPAAVSGQPRPRRRLNTPVLLAYVVLTVGIVVTLFPFAWMLLTSLKSFQELFNLAFLPAVPTLDNYRQVLLETRFLQWFANSLLVAGVTTASVLFFDSLVGYTLAKFDFPGKNLIFILILSTLMIPTEMLVIPWFVGVSDLQLTRSTPGAYFAIMFPGLISAFGVFLMRQFFETLPDDLLEAARIDGMSEFGIFWRIALPLVRPALASLAIFTFLGNWNAFLWPLIVIQKPEFRTLPVGTALFNGEAGTQWGLIMAASSLAVIPVLIVFAIFQKQIIDGIVLTGMKG; translated from the coding sequence ATGACCACCCATCCCGCCCGCCCCGAAGAGCGGCCCGCCGCCGTGAGCGGCCAGCCCCGCCCGCGCCGCCGCCTCAATACCCCCGTCCTCCTGGCCTATGTCGTCCTGACCGTCGGCATCGTGGTCACGCTGTTTCCCTTCGCGTGGATGCTGCTGACCAGCCTCAAGAGCTTTCAGGAACTGTTCAACCTCGCCTTTTTGCCCGCTGTGCCCACGCTCGACAACTACCGTCAGGTGCTGCTGGAAACCCGGTTCCTGCAGTGGTTTGCCAACAGCCTGCTGGTGGCCGGGGTGACCACCGCCAGCGTGCTGTTCTTCGACTCGCTCGTCGGGTACACCCTGGCCAAGTTCGACTTTCCCGGCAAGAACCTGATCTTCATCCTGATCCTGTCCACTCTAATGATTCCCACCGAGATGCTCGTCATTCCGTGGTTCGTGGGCGTCAGCGACCTGCAGTTGACCCGGAGCACCCCCGGCGCGTACTTCGCGATCATGTTCCCGGGACTGATCAGCGCTTTCGGGGTCTTTCTGATGCGGCAGTTCTTCGAGACGCTGCCCGATGACCTGCTCGAAGCGGCGCGCATCGACGGCATGAGCGAGTTCGGCATCTTCTGGCGCATCGCCCTGCCGCTCGTCCGCCCGGCACTGGCGAGCCTGGCGATCTTTACCTTCCTGGGCAACTGGAACGCTTTCCTGTGGCCGCTGATCGTCATTCAGAAACCCGAGTTCCGCACGCTGCCGGTGGGCACGGCGCTGTTCAACGGCGAGGCGGGCACCCAGTGGGGCCTGATCATGGCGGCGAGCAGCCTGGCGGTGATTCCGGTCCTGATCGTCTTCGCCATCTTCCAGAAACAGATCATCGACGGCATTGTGCTGACGGGCATGAAGGGATGA
- a CDS encoding carbohydrate kinase family protein has translation MTRDLVILGNINVDLIVGPLGEWPQRGTEVLVEELQWRVGGNAGNAAVACAALGTDHAVISTVGNDLAGEWLRRQLPAGPLTWISHPGPTSVTVAVSHPDGERTFLTQLGHLADLRWEVLRPHLPGSHFVLLAGAFLTPELRRQYPELLTHFERAGTQVALDMGWPDGGYTPQLRREVLSWLPRTQHLLINDLEALALADETEVRRAADALAAHLPPEGTLVVKCGASGVVLHHRGRVTVHAAPAVQVSDTVGAGDIWNAAYLHALSRQQGTEAAAGFAVQVASLAVSTQPRRYLTPQ, from the coding sequence GTGACCCGCGACCTGGTCATTCTGGGCAACATCAATGTGGACCTGATCGTGGGTCCCCTCGGGGAGTGGCCCCAGCGCGGCACAGAGGTTCTGGTCGAGGAGTTGCAGTGGCGCGTCGGCGGCAACGCCGGAAACGCCGCCGTCGCGTGCGCCGCGCTGGGGACCGACCACGCGGTGATCAGCACCGTGGGAAACGATCTGGCGGGCGAGTGGCTCCGGCGGCAGCTTCCCGCTGGACCCCTGACCTGGATTTCCCACCCCGGACCCACCTCGGTGACGGTCGCCGTGAGCCATCCCGACGGGGAACGGACCTTCCTGACCCAGCTGGGTCATCTCGCGGACCTGAGGTGGGAGGTGTTGCGCCCCCACCTGCCGGGCAGTCACTTTGTCCTGCTCGCCGGGGCCTTTCTGACCCCGGAACTCCGCCGCCAGTACCCCGAGCTGCTGACGCATTTCGAGCGCGCCGGGACGCAGGTGGCGCTCGACATGGGCTGGCCCGATGGAGGGTATACGCCCCAGCTGCGGCGCGAGGTGCTGAGCTGGTTGCCCCGAACCCAGCACCTGCTGATCAACGATCTCGAAGCGCTGGCCCTCGCCGACGAGACCGAGGTGCGGCGCGCCGCCGATGCGCTCGCCGCCCACCTGCCTCCTGAGGGCACTCTGGTCGTCAAATGCGGAGCCAGCGGCGTTGTGCTTCACCACCGCGGGCGGGTGACCGTGCATGCGGCGCCGGCCGTTCAGGTCAGCGACACGGTGGGGGCCGGCGACATCTGGAACGCCGCCTACCTGCATGCCCTGAGCCGCCAGCAGGGCACCGAGGCGGCGGCCGGGTTTGCCGTGCAGGTCGCTTCTCTGGCCGTGTCCACCCAGCCCAGGCGCTACCTCACGCCGCAGTGA